One genomic region from Spirosoma sp. KCTC 42546 encodes:
- a CDS encoding ABC transporter permease, producing MLHSYLKIAFRNLIRNRTFSTINIVGLALGMASSLLIFLWIQDELSVGTQYPNAINLYRVMENEIADGRIVTDEDTPGLLADELKRQFPEIIHAAGLSSKEGHILTVGRKVARQTGHYAGADWFKLYRIPLLAGTAQTALNAPNNLAISRKLAEIYFGNPQAALGKSVRFDNNTDFQVTAVFENLPANSLDKYDFLLNWERYLKVNPWLNGWENGGPDTRLELRPDANLSQVNDKLKTFLKGRNKDISATFNIQLFLQPETGAYLYSNFKNGQRDGGRIEYVQLFVIVAVFLLLIAGINFMNLATARSTKRAREVGVRKVVGAERASLIGQFMGEALLLTILALGLAVMLVNLVLPVFNQLTDKQLAIPIHQASFWALLAGLLLVTSCLAGSYPALFLSSLNPVRVLKGTMRFGAGALLFRRGLVVFQFVLSMLMIVGTVVVYRQLQFIQTKNLGYDRENIINIPGEGELASNYSTFKQELLRIAGIQSVTHMMTNPLQNGNTTDGVRWVGKDPSLAIQFNNTVVGYDYTKTFKLKLIRGRDFSPSFSTDSSNYLINQAAAKRIGYKDPIGQPLTFGKKPGKIVGLIEDFHFNSLHVPIRPLIIRLGEHWWPNNILIRTQPGQTKQALASIQALCQKLNPKTPFSYSFLDAEYQNLYKSETVVGTLATLFACMAIFIACLGLFGLAAFTAEQRTKEIGVRKVLGASVASIVTLLSKDFVRLVLVAIVISSPIAWYVMNQWLQGFAYKTDLSWWVFALAGVLAVGIALITVSFQSIKAALMNPVKSLRSE from the coding sequence ATGCTTCATTCCTATCTCAAAATAGCCTTTCGGAATCTGATTCGGAACCGAACGTTCTCCACCATTAACATTGTGGGGCTGGCGCTGGGCATGGCGTCCAGTCTGCTTATTTTCCTCTGGATACAGGATGAGCTGAGCGTAGGAACGCAATACCCAAACGCAATCAATCTCTATCGTGTGATGGAAAATGAGATTGCCGATGGTCGGATTGTCACGGATGAGGATACTCCTGGACTCTTGGCCGATGAACTCAAGCGGCAGTTTCCTGAGATTATTCATGCAGCAGGATTATCGTCGAAAGAAGGGCATATACTAACGGTCGGGCGTAAAGTAGCCCGCCAAACCGGACACTATGCCGGGGCCGACTGGTTTAAGCTATACCGGATTCCCTTGCTGGCCGGAACGGCCCAAACGGCTCTCAACGCGCCCAACAATCTGGCCATCTCCAGAAAACTAGCCGAAATCTATTTCGGCAATCCGCAAGCTGCGCTGGGGAAATCTGTTCGATTTGACAACAATACCGACTTTCAGGTAACGGCGGTGTTTGAGAATCTCCCAGCCAATTCGCTCGATAAGTATGATTTTTTGCTTAACTGGGAGCGCTATTTGAAAGTTAATCCCTGGCTTAATGGCTGGGAGAACGGCGGCCCCGATACGCGTCTCGAACTCCGGCCTGATGCCAATCTCAGTCAGGTTAATGATAAGCTTAAAACATTCCTGAAGGGCAGGAACAAGGACATTAGTGCCACGTTCAACATTCAATTATTTCTACAACCCGAAACAGGCGCGTATCTGTATTCAAATTTTAAAAACGGTCAGCGCGATGGTGGCCGTATTGAGTATGTGCAGTTGTTCGTCATTGTCGCGGTGTTCCTGCTGCTCATTGCTGGGATCAATTTCATGAATTTAGCCACCGCCCGCTCTACGAAACGAGCACGGGAAGTAGGCGTTCGGAAAGTAGTTGGCGCGGAGCGGGCATCCCTGATTGGGCAATTTATGGGCGAGGCTTTACTCCTCACGATTCTGGCGCTTGGTCTGGCCGTTATGCTGGTAAACCTAGTGCTGCCCGTATTCAATCAATTAACTGATAAGCAGTTAGCTATTCCGATTCATCAGGCTTCTTTCTGGGCATTATTGGCCGGTTTATTACTCGTGACGAGTTGCCTGGCGGGTAGTTATCCAGCCTTGTTTCTGTCGTCGCTCAATCCGGTACGCGTACTCAAGGGAACCATGCGTTTTGGGGCAGGAGCTTTATTGTTTCGGCGTGGTCTGGTGGTCTTTCAGTTTGTGTTATCAATGCTGATGATTGTGGGTACAGTAGTTGTGTATCGTCAGCTCCAGTTTATACAAACGAAGAATCTGGGCTATGATCGGGAGAACATAATCAATATTCCCGGCGAAGGTGAATTAGCCAGCAACTACTCAACGTTTAAACAGGAATTGTTGCGAATAGCGGGTATTCAGTCCGTTACCCACATGATGACGAACCCGTTACAGAATGGAAATACAACCGATGGTGTGCGCTGGGTGGGCAAAGATCCAAGCCTTGCCATTCAATTCAATAACACCGTAGTTGGATACGATTACACCAAAACATTTAAACTAAAACTGATTCGTGGCCGTGATTTTTCGCCAAGCTTTAGCACCGATTCAAGCAATTATCTCATCAATCAGGCAGCCGCTAAACGGATCGGGTATAAAGACCCAATCGGGCAACCGCTTACATTTGGCAAAAAGCCCGGAAAGATTGTCGGACTGATCGAAGATTTCCATTTCAACTCATTACACGTACCCATCCGACCACTCATTATTCGTCTGGGTGAGCATTGGTGGCCAAACAACATTCTGATACGAACCCAACCCGGCCAGACAAAACAGGCTTTGGCTAGTATCCAAGCACTGTGCCAGAAATTAAATCCCAAAACTCCCTTTTCATATTCATTTCTGGACGCCGAGTACCAGAACCTTTACAAAAGCGAAACAGTGGTTGGCACACTGGCTACCCTTTTTGCCTGCATGGCCATTTTTATTGCCTGTCTGGGTCTGTTTGGTCTGGCGGCTTTCACGGCCGAGCAGCGCACCAAGGAAATTGGGGTTCGGAAAGTGCTGGGTGCATCGGTAGCCAGTATTGTGACCTTACTCTCCAAAGATTTTGTCAGGCTTGTACTGGTTGCCATTGTCATTTCTTCGCCCATTGCCTGGTATGTCATGAATCAATGGCTACAGGGTTTTGCGTATAAAACTGACCTATCGTGGTGGGTATTCGCTTTAGCCGGAGTGCTGGCGGTCGGTATCGCGCTCATAACGGTAAGTTTCCAAAGCATCAAAGCCGCGTTGATGAATCCAGTTAAATCACTTCGTTCGGAATAA
- a CDS encoding ABC transporter permease, which produces MLGNYIKITVRTFWKNKLFSGLNVVGLGIGMAAVWLMVLYVANELSYDRFHAKADRIVRVVHYAQWPGGNLKLAPTSAPFGPALKNDYPEVEKAVRINTEGGGQITFNDKKIDVNNIFFTDPSVFDVFTFPFLYGDPASALTKPQSIVLTKSVAENLFGDASKAVGKVIEFSNHFPNTVTGVIEDVPTNSHFQFGALRSLPDNYTAGWQSFELYTYLLLTEGSNYKTLEAKLPGFYQKYLKKEMGNNVVYRMELQPLTSIHLHSQLDYEIGANGNARTVSIFAAVAALILLIACINYVNLYTARSLKRTREVGVRKAIGSYKWQLIGQFLTESILMTLLAGLVSASLVVMALPYFNQMADKTLSLGNPLITLLIVSVLSVCLGAVSGLYPALRLSGFRPVAALRGQLGNQSGSIFFKQSLVVFQFVATVALIACSGIVYRQMRFVMHSDLGFNKEQVLTFHVNSEDVRQRIDALKEALQRSPLVEGAAAASNPIGNNNIGGNGMFFEQNGAFSSSTQVVQKFQIDSDYLKTLQIKLLSGRNFSDSFKSDQMGAVLVNETLAKQFGWTDAVGKRVKYYIDQEKHTAEARVVGVVKDFHTYSLQHKIEPLVLQMPAPMDKDNMYVRVQAGKVTEALAYIQSVYRTFDPTATLDFHFLDENFSQQYKAEQKQGEVLLTFTLLAVLIACLGLFGLAAFAAEQRTKEIGVRKVLGASVMSIVTMLSKDFLKLVLISIVIASPLAWYAMNQWLQGFAYKADITWWIFAVSGLIAIVIALLTVSFQSVKAALTNPVKSLRSE; this is translated from the coding sequence TTTGAAACTCGCCCCTACCTCAGCGCCGTTTGGCCCAGCCCTCAAAAACGATTATCCAGAGGTTGAAAAAGCCGTTCGGATCAATACGGAAGGGGGCGGACAGATTACGTTCAACGATAAAAAGATAGATGTCAACAACATCTTCTTCACCGATCCCTCGGTGTTTGATGTGTTTACGTTCCCGTTTCTGTATGGCGATCCGGCGTCGGCACTGACCAAACCACAAAGTATTGTGCTGACCAAAAGCGTGGCCGAGAATCTGTTCGGCGATGCCAGCAAAGCGGTTGGTAAGGTTATTGAGTTCAGCAACCACTTTCCGAATACCGTTACGGGCGTTATCGAAGATGTTCCGACCAATTCGCATTTTCAGTTTGGCGCTTTACGCTCGCTTCCAGACAATTATACGGCAGGCTGGCAGAGTTTCGAACTCTACACCTACCTGCTTCTAACTGAAGGCAGCAACTACAAAACGCTGGAAGCCAAGCTCCCCGGTTTTTATCAGAAGTACCTGAAAAAAGAAATGGGCAATAATGTTGTTTATCGAATGGAACTCCAGCCCCTCACCTCTATACATCTTCACTCGCAGTTAGACTATGAAATCGGCGCCAACGGAAACGCCCGTACGGTATCCATTTTTGCCGCCGTAGCCGCCCTTATTCTGCTGATCGCCTGTATCAACTACGTGAATTTATACACCGCCCGGTCCCTCAAACGAACCCGCGAAGTTGGGGTCCGCAAGGCGATTGGCTCGTATAAATGGCAGCTCATCGGGCAGTTTCTGACGGAGTCGATCCTGATGACGCTGTTGGCGGGTTTGGTGAGCGCGAGTCTGGTTGTCATGGCCTTACCGTACTTCAATCAGATGGCCGACAAAACACTGTCATTGGGCAACCCGCTTATTACCTTGCTGATAGTTAGTGTACTGTCTGTGTGCCTTGGTGCCGTCAGCGGTCTCTATCCTGCCCTGCGCCTATCCGGTTTCCGGCCTGTAGCGGCTCTTAGAGGGCAACTCGGCAATCAGTCGGGAAGTATTTTCTTCAAGCAGTCGCTGGTGGTGTTTCAGTTTGTGGCCACGGTCGCGCTCATTGCCTGTTCGGGCATTGTGTACCGGCAAATGCGGTTTGTGATGCATTCTGATTTAGGGTTTAATAAAGAGCAGGTGCTCACCTTCCATGTCAACAGTGAAGACGTCCGTCAGCGAATAGATGCCCTAAAGGAAGCCCTGCAACGAAGTCCATTGGTTGAAGGCGCAGCCGCAGCCAGCAACCCAATTGGCAACAATAATATCGGTGGCAATGGGATGTTCTTCGAGCAGAATGGTGCCTTTTCGTCCAGTACACAGGTTGTCCAGAAATTCCAGATCGACTCAGACTACCTTAAGACACTGCAAATCAAATTACTCAGTGGCCGCAACTTCTCGGATTCGTTTAAAAGCGACCAGATGGGTGCTGTACTTGTCAACGAAACCCTTGCCAAACAATTCGGCTGGACAGACGCTGTCGGCAAACGGGTGAAATACTACATCGATCAGGAAAAACACACTGCCGAAGCCCGTGTGGTGGGTGTGGTGAAGGATTTTCATACGTACTCACTTCAGCACAAAATTGAGCCGCTGGTGTTACAGATGCCCGCTCCGATGGATAAAGACAACATGTATGTTCGGGTTCAGGCCGGGAAAGTAACCGAAGCTCTGGCCTACATCCAATCGGTATACCGCACGTTTGATCCGACTGCTACCCTGGATTTTCACTTCCTCGACGAGAACTTCTCGCAGCAGTACAAAGCCGAACAAAAACAGGGCGAAGTCTTACTGACATTTACACTCCTGGCGGTCCTGATTGCCTGCCTGGGTTTGTTCGGTCTGGCCGCTTTTGCCGCTGAACAGCGCACCAAGGAAATTGGGGTTCGGAAAGTACTGGGCGCTTCGGTCATGAGTATCGTGACCATGCTCTCCAAAGACTTTTTAAAACTGGTCCTTATCTCCATCGTCATTGCCTCGCCCCTGGCCTGGTATGCCATGAACCAGTGGTTACAGGGCTTCGCTTACAAAGCTGATATTACGTGGTGGATTTTTGCCGTGTCAGGGTTGATCGCCATCGTTATCGCGCTCCTGACGGTGAGTTTCCAAAGTGTAAAAGCTGCATTGACGAATCCAGTGAAGAGTTTACGAAGTGAATGA
- a CDS encoding GIN domain-containing protein gives MNHLTKTTTTLFFVLSALLVRAQTPAKVLPSFDKVITSPHVSIVLVAGDQENIQLQYQNIEPEKVNYVVENKTLSIYLDDARITVKNRKWKDGDMEFTRPIYDKSVKVTAYVTYKSLKNLQIRGEEEATCQSELTSDSFKLKVYGQATVNLAGLTADKLKVSLYGENKVTIRSGKVARQHYRIYGDNTLDTEKLTGELVSVHSYGDSQLKVYASNRIGVMAFGESNIKYAGDGNLRKGLVIGEVTIRRTE, from the coding sequence ATGAACCATTTAACCAAAACTACTACAACCCTTTTCTTCGTACTATCCGCCCTATTGGTGCGCGCCCAGACACCGGCAAAAGTATTGCCGTCATTCGATAAAGTCATTACCAGCCCACACGTCAGTATTGTGTTGGTAGCAGGTGACCAGGAAAACATTCAGTTGCAGTACCAGAATATCGAGCCAGAAAAAGTCAACTATGTTGTTGAAAACAAAACCCTGAGCATCTACCTCGACGATGCCCGGATCACGGTAAAGAACCGGAAATGGAAAGATGGGGATATGGAATTTACAAGACCCATTTACGATAAGAGTGTCAAAGTAACGGCTTACGTAACCTACAAAAGCCTGAAAAACCTGCAAATCCGGGGTGAAGAAGAAGCGACCTGCCAGAGCGAGCTAACAAGTGATTCGTTCAAACTGAAGGTGTACGGGCAAGCCACGGTTAATCTGGCGGGGCTGACCGCGGATAAACTCAAAGTCAGTCTATACGGCGAAAATAAAGTGACGATCCGGTCGGGCAAGGTGGCCAGACAACACTATCGTATTTACGGAGACAATACACTTGACACCGAGAAACTGACCGGTGAACTGGTTTCAGTTCATTCCTATGGTGATAGTCAGTTAAAGGTGTACGCATCCAATCGGATCGGCGTCATGGCATTCGGTGAATCCAACATCAAGTATGCGGGTGATGGTAACCTGCGCAAAGGCCTGGTAATTGGCGAAGTAACCATCCGCCGGACTGAATAA
- a CDS encoding ABC transporter permease — MLQSYFTTALRALKRNWNYTTINIAGLTLGLACCLVLFLAIRYELSYDRHNANADHTYRLVAHFKGPEGDNRSVGVPLPALAALRNDFPELKHQLSMVYGLYGAMVKVNTKKASKFQEEGGEVAFVEPEYFRLFDYQWKSGNPKTAVTNPQTVVLSERMAHKYFGDEDPVGKSIRVENKMDFVVTGVVQDPPATSSLPFGVMLSFPSLKQYGANGGWDEWGSTYSGAQIYMALPENVASAQLEQRLAPFVKKYMEPEQAKLLHYELQPLTSIHFDPQTENSAGRTVSKQMIWAMALIGLFILVTACVNFINLATAQAIKRAREVGVRKVLGSSRAQLVRQFLGETGLLTGIAVGLAFLMANTSMSYVAELLDMKAASLVLFDPAVIGFVVLLAILTTVLAGFYPALVLSGYQPVVALRGKIKMTGSRQLTLRRGLIVFQFAISQMLIIGTIIAYSQMKYVRTADLGYNKDAVLTVNIPENKPGQLEVLQAKLAALPNVKSLSYGISIPSSDGNWWTGFRYENAEKDADFGVVMRFADTAYFNTYGLKLIAGRMYQPADTTRELVVNESLVKKLGLRNPQQILGKYMIVGGPTHPKKQVVGVVRDFNTFSLHQETNPCILTTRRDAYHTLGIKLSTQQSGTEAINRLINDVETNWNATFPDFVLTYEFLDQRLANFYKSEERMYSLFRLLASIAIFIGCLGLYGVVAFMAESRTKEVGIRKVLGASTTHIFGLFSVDFVKLVLVALVIASPIAGYVMSKWLSDFPYKIDIAWWMFVLTGILAVAIALITVSFQSIKAALMNPVKSLRSE; from the coding sequence ATGCTACAAAGCTATTTCACCACCGCCCTCCGTGCGCTGAAGCGCAACTGGAATTATACGACCATCAACATTGCCGGACTTACTCTGGGTCTGGCTTGTTGTTTAGTACTGTTTCTGGCCATTCGCTATGAATTGAGCTACGACAGGCACAATGCCAACGCCGATCATACATATCGACTTGTTGCTCATTTTAAAGGACCGGAAGGTGATAATCGTAGCGTAGGCGTTCCACTGCCTGCTTTAGCGGCCCTTCGGAACGACTTTCCGGAATTGAAACACCAGCTAAGCATGGTTTACGGGCTGTATGGGGCGATGGTGAAAGTGAATACAAAGAAGGCCAGCAAGTTTCAGGAAGAAGGTGGCGAAGTTGCTTTCGTAGAGCCCGAATACTTCCGTCTGTTTGATTATCAATGGAAATCAGGCAATCCGAAAACGGCTGTGACGAACCCACAAACGGTTGTCTTGTCGGAGCGCATGGCGCATAAATACTTTGGCGACGAAGATCCGGTAGGCAAATCGATTCGGGTAGAGAATAAAATGGATTTCGTTGTGACGGGCGTTGTGCAGGACCCACCCGCAACAAGTAGCCTGCCGTTTGGGGTCATGCTATCCTTTCCATCCCTGAAGCAATACGGGGCCAACGGCGGCTGGGATGAATGGGGTTCTACCTACAGCGGTGCTCAGATCTACATGGCCTTGCCCGAGAACGTAGCCTCGGCCCAACTAGAGCAGCGACTGGCACCGTTTGTAAAAAAATACATGGAACCAGAGCAGGCTAAACTTCTGCACTACGAATTACAGCCGCTGACCAGTATCCACTTCGATCCCCAAACAGAAAACTCAGCGGGCCGGACAGTTAGCAAACAAATGATTTGGGCCATGGCGCTGATCGGCTTGTTTATTCTGGTTACAGCCTGCGTGAACTTCATCAATCTGGCTACAGCCCAGGCCATAAAACGGGCCCGAGAAGTGGGCGTGCGGAAGGTTCTGGGCAGCTCAAGGGCCCAGTTAGTTCGACAGTTTCTGGGCGAAACCGGCCTACTCACAGGCATAGCCGTCGGACTGGCTTTTCTGATGGCGAATACATCGATGTCCTACGTAGCCGAATTGCTCGACATGAAGGCGGCCTCGCTGGTTTTATTCGACCCAGCGGTAATTGGCTTTGTGGTTTTACTAGCCATACTGACAACGGTACTGGCTGGGTTTTATCCTGCCCTGGTGTTGTCGGGTTATCAGCCGGTAGTGGCCCTGCGAGGAAAAATAAAGATGACAGGTAGCCGTCAGTTAACCCTTCGCCGGGGCCTGATTGTGTTTCAGTTTGCCATTTCGCAGATGCTCATCATCGGTACAATCATCGCCTACAGCCAGATGAAGTACGTCCGAACGGCGGATCTGGGGTATAATAAAGACGCTGTACTGACGGTAAACATACCAGAGAATAAACCGGGCCAACTGGAAGTACTCCAGGCCAAATTGGCGGCCCTGCCTAACGTAAAATCGCTGAGTTATGGCATTTCGATCCCATCGTCGGATGGCAACTGGTGGACGGGTTTTCGCTACGAGAATGCCGAGAAAGACGCTGATTTTGGCGTGGTCATGCGGTTCGCCGACACGGCCTATTTCAACACGTATGGACTGAAACTGATTGCCGGGCGGATGTATCAGCCCGCCGATACGACACGGGAACTGGTTGTGAATGAATCGCTGGTGAAGAAATTAGGACTTCGGAACCCGCAGCAGATTCTTGGTAAGTACATGATCGTAGGTGGCCCCACGCATCCTAAAAAGCAGGTTGTAGGGGTTGTCAGGGATTTCAATACATTCTCGCTGCATCAGGAAACTAACCCCTGTATCCTGACGACCCGGCGCGACGCGTATCATACACTAGGCATTAAACTATCAACGCAGCAGAGCGGTACCGAAGCCATCAATCGGTTGATTAACGATGTGGAAACCAACTGGAATGCCACCTTCCCCGATTTTGTCTTAACCTACGAGTTTCTGGATCAGCGACTGGCAAACTTCTACAAAAGTGAAGAACGCATGTATTCGCTATTCCGGTTGCTGGCGAGTATTGCCATATTTATTGGCTGTTTAGGGCTTTACGGCGTCGTGGCGTTTATGGCCGAATCAAGAACCAAAGAGGTAGGTATTCGGAAAGTATTGGGCGCATCGACAACTCATATTTTTGGCCTTTTCTCGGTCGATTTTGTTAAGCTGGTCCTGGTAGCGCTGGTCATCGCGTCGCCCATAGCCGGCTATGTGATGAGCAAGTGGCTGTCCGACTTCCCGTACAAAATCGACATCGCCTGGTGGATGTTTGTCCTGACGGGTATACTAGCCGTAGCCATCGCGCTCATAACTGTGAGTTTCCAAAGCATCAAAGCCGCCTTGATGAATCCGGTTAAATCACTTCGTTCGGAATAA